CTGCTCGGCACCATGCAGGGCGGCTACAACATCGTGACCCTGGTCGACCTGCTGGACAACGCCGAGCTGGCGCCAGTGGCTGCCGAAGAACTCAAGCACACCCTGCTGATGTTCGATGCCTTCCACGACGTGGCTGAAAAAGCCAAGAACGGCAACGTTCACGCCAAGGCCGTGCTGCAATCCTGGGCTGACGGCGAATGGTTCAAGAAGCGCCCTGTGCTGGCCGACAAGATCAGCCTGCGCGTCTTCAAGGTGACCGGCGAAACCAACACCGACGACCTGTCCCCTGCTCCAGACGCCTGGTCGCGTCCAGACATCCCGCTGCACGCCCTGGCCATGCTGAAAATGGCCCGTGACGGCATCGTTCCGGACGAGCAAGGCAAGACCGGCCCGATGAAGCAGATCGAAGCCATGCGCGGCGAAGGCTTCCCGATCGCCTACGTCGGTGACGTGGTCGGTACTGGTTCCTCGCGTAAATCGGCTACCAACTCGGTCCTGTGGTTCTTCGGCGACGACATCCCTTACGTGCCGAACAAGCGCGGCGGCGGTTTCTGCTTCGGCAGCAAAATCGCTCCGATCTTCTACAACACCATGGAAGATGCCGGCGCACTGCCAATCGAGTTCGACGTTTCCAACATGAACATGGGCGACGTGATCGACCTGTACCCGCATGCTGGCAAAGTCACCAAGCACAACAGCGACGAAGTCCTGACCACCTTCGAAATGAAGACCCCGGTTCTGCTGGACGAAGTTCGCGCTGGCGGCCGTATCCCGCTGATCATCGGCCGTGGCCTGACCGAGAAGGCTCGCGCCGAACTGGGTCTGCCTGCGTTCGATCTGTTCAAGAAGCCTGAAGCTCCGGCCGAAAGCACCAAGGGTTTCACCCTGGCGCAGAAAATGGTCGGCAAGGCTTGCGGTCTGGCAGAAGGCAAAGGCGTTCGTCCTGGCACCTACTGCGAACCGAAGATGACCACCGTAGGTTCTCAGGACACCACCGGTCCGATGACCCGTGACGAACTGAAAGACCTGGCGTGCCTGGGCTTCTCCGCTGATCTGGTGATGCAGTCCTTCTGCCACACCGCGGCTTATCCAAAGCCGATCGACGTGACTACCCACCACACCCTGCCTGACTTCATCATGACCCGTGGCGGCGTTTCCCTGCGTCCGGGCGACGGCATCATCCACTCGTGGCTGAACCGCATGCTGCTGCCGGACACCGTGGGTACTGGTGGTGACTCGCACACCCGTTTCCCGATGGGCATCTCGTTCCCGGCCGGTTCCGGTCTGGTCGCGTTCGCCGCAGCCACCGGCGTCATGCCGCTGGACATGCCGGAATCGATCCTGGTGCGCTTCAAAGGCAAAATGAAACCTGGCATCACCCTGCGTGATCTGGTTCATGCCATTCCTTACTTCGCTATCCAGAACGGTCTGCTGACCGTCGAGAAGAAAGGCAAGAAAAACGCCTTCTCCGGCCGCATCCTGGAAATCGAAGGCCTGGAAGGTCTGACCCTGGAACAGGCTTTCGAACTGTCCGACGCTTCGGCCGAACGTTCGGCTGCCGGTTGCACCATCAAACTGTCGAAAGAGTCGATCACCGAGTACCTGAACTCCAACATCACCCTGCTGCGCTGGATGATCGGCGAAGGCTACGGCGATGCACGTACTCTGGAACGTCGTGCTCAAGCGATGGAAGCCTGGGTTGCCAACCCGGAACTGATGGAAGCCGATGCCGACGCCGAATACGCCGAAATCATCGAAATCGATCTGGCCGACATCAGCGAGCCTGTACTGTGCGCGCCGAACGACCCGGACGACGCCCGTCTGCTGTCCAGCGTTGCTGGCGAGAAGATCGACGAAGTGTTCATCGGTTCGTGCATGACCAACATCGGTCACTTCCGCGCTGCCGGTAAACTGCTGGATCAGGTCAAGGGTCAGCTGCCAACCCGTCTGTGGCTGTCGCCGCCGACCAAAATGGACGCTCACCAGCTGACCGAAGAAGGCTACTACGGCATCTACGGCAAGGCCGGCGCTCGCATGGAAATGCCAGGCTGCTCGCTGTGCATGGGTAACCAGGCACGCGTTGAACCGAACAGCACCGTGGTGTCGACTTCGACCCGTAACTTCCCGAACCGTCTGGGCGACGGCGCGAACGTTTACCTGGCTTCGGCTGAGCTGGCGTCCGTTGCTTCGATCCTGGGTCGCCTGCCGACCGTCGAGGAGTACATGGAATACGCTGGCAAGATCGACAGCATGGCGGCCGACGTTTACCGCTACCTGTCCTTCGACCAGATTGCCGAGTTCCGTGAAGCTGCTGCGAACGCCAACATTCCGGTCGTTCAAGCCTAACGCTGCAACGCAATGAAAAACGCCGCCCATCGTGAGATGAGCGGCGTTTTTTTTATGCCTCCGGAAACTCACGCATTCAGTTTGAGTGCCTGCTGTACCGCCTCGTCCACACTCAAACCGCTCAGCAACACCTGCTCGCGTTCCAGCTCTGGCAATTGCGCCAGCACCGTTTGCGCCTGATGTTTGAGGCGCGCCAGAATCAACAGCTTGTCTTCGGCCCGCACCTGCAGGAAAAACGCTTCCAGCGCTTCGATGCTGGTGCCGTCCAGGTCCGGCGACTCTTCCAGACTCAGGATGATCGTGTGCACCACCGCCGGCGCATGACGAGCCAGCCGCAGCGCGCCGCCGAGAATGCGCTCCACGTTAGCGAAAAACAGCGCCTCGCTCGGCCGGACAATCAACACGCCGGGAACTTCCCGGGCATCCGGATGGCGTTGCATGTCGACATAATCGTGACCGCCGCCCATTTGCCCCAGCACCTGGATATCCGCCGATGACATCTGCTTGAGCATCAGCACCACGCTGATCGCCACCGCCAGCAACAAACCGTCGAGCACACCCAGTACCAACACCGCCGCCACGGCGCAGATCACCAACAAGCGATCGCGGCGCCAGATGAAGTAGCGGCCCAGTGGTTGCAAGCTCAACGCCCGTCCCAAGGCGTGAATCACGATGGCGGCCAGTACCGGTTCCGGTGTCAGGGCGATGTATGGCAACACAGTCAACACAATCAGCAGCACCACTACCGCCGCAACAATACCGGCCAATCGCGATGTAGCCCCCGCCGCTTCGTTAGCGGATGTCGCGGAATACCCCGCTCCGGCAGGCATGCCGTGAAACAGCCCCGACAACAGATTGGACGCGCCCAGCGCCAGCAGATCGCGATTCGAAGACACCCGGTCGCCATGCTTCAGGGCAAACGAGCTGATCGAGCCATAGGATTCGGCATACAGAATCATCACCATGGCAAACGCCAGTTCACCCAGACGCAGCCAATCGGCAAAAGGCATATTCGGCAACTGCGGCATCTCCAGCGCCAAGTCGATGACTCCGATCAGCTTCACTCCGTGGTCCGGCAGATTCAGCCATTGGCTGGCGGCGATTCCCAATGCGACAACAATCAATCCACCCGGCACCCGGCGAAAACGGGCGCAGGCCATCAGCACCAGCAATGCCACCAGCGCGACCCCGGCACCCGCCAGGTTCCATTTCGGCCACTGCTCAATCAACTGCGGCAGGAAGCGAACCAGGTTGCTCTCTGTCAGGTGGACATCGACGACGCTCGCCACCTGTTTGAGGATGATCGTCACTGCCAGTCCCAAGGCAAACCCGCGCAACACCGGTTTGGCAATGAATGAAGTGACGCTGCCGAGCTTGAAAAGCCCCGCCAGCAGAAACAGCACGCCGGTCATCAACACCAGACCGACCGCCAGGCTCAGGCGTAATGCCGGGTCGCCGCCAGCCAGCGAAGCCGTCGCCGCCGCCAGTACCGCTGCCGAGGATGAAGTGGCCGAAACCACGGCAAACCGACTGGTGCCCATCAGTGCGTAACACAGGAGTCCGGCGAACAACGCGATCACCCCGGCCTGGGGTGGTAACGCGGCAATGCTGGAATAGGCCACGGCCTCGGGCAGTAACAGGCCGGCAATCGACAATCCGGCCAGCAGATCCTGACTTCGGCTTTGCACTTCAGGTCGGGAAGCGGCGCTCAGCGGTTCAGTTGACAATCGCACCCACCCACCCCGGCAGATACCGAGCCTCCTGGCTGCGCGCCAGGTTCATGGCTTTGGTCTGCAATTTCGGGCTCAGATCGTTGATCTGGTCGCTGGCGATGCGGCTGCGAAAGAAGTCCGCCCAGAGGAATTCGCTGTAGGGCGTGGCGTCCTTGGCGTAGCCACCGGCCCGGCGCAAGCGTCCGGCAAGGCTGCGATAAGGATCGTCCTGCAGATCGACGATGGATTTGGGAATGGCTTCGAACGTGCGTCGGGCACCGCGTCCATCATAGGGATGCGCCCACTGGTTGAAGTTCATCACGCTCCAGAATGTCACCGGATCAACAAATGAAAGATCCTTGAGCACCAGCAAGGAAGCCTTCTTGACCTCTTCCTGAATCAGCGCAAGTCCAAAGTGGTGGTGATCGACGATGTAATAGACGCCCTCAGGCCCCAGCACACTGGGAAACCAGTGATTATCCAGCGCTGCCGCCCGCTCCTTGCGTTTGAGTTTCTTCCATTCCTGGCGCTTGTCGGCGACTTCGGCGAGACCGACCGTGAGCTGAGTGGGATGGAGTTTTTCCAGTTTGGCGCTGATCAGTTGCGGTCGGGCACGAGGCATGAGGCATCTCCGGGGAAAAGTGCCTTTCAAGCGTAGCCGTTTCTGCCTTGGGATGTGTGCCTTGGATCAGGCACTGGGGAGGTCTTGCAAAAGCGGGGGCGAATCGCTCGCCCCCGCCTGATGCTGCTGGCCCGGAATCAAGCCGTCAGCGAGTAGATCAACGCCGAGATAGCCACCAGGCCGACAGCGGTGACAAACACGTTCGACGCCTGACCACGATAGCGGGCCATCGCCGGCACCTTGCGAATCGCGTACATCGGCATCAGGAACAGGATCGCGGCGATGACCGGGCCACCGATCGTCTCGATCATGCCGAGGATGCTCGGGTTCAGGGTCGCAACGATCCAGCACACCACCAGCATGAACGCCGCAACAATGCGATCCAGCGCCTTGGCGCCCGGGCGTTTGCCGCTCTTGACGATCAAACCTTTAAGGCCTTCGCTGGCACCGATGTAGTGGCCGAGGAACGACTTGGAGATCGCCACGAACGCAATCAACGGCGCCGCGAAAGCGATGGTCGGGTTGCTGAAGTGGTTGGCCAGGTACGACAGGATCGACAGGTTCTGCGCCTTCGCTTCAGCCAGTTGCTCTGGCGACAGCGTCAGCACGCAACTGAAGACGAAGAACAGCACCATCACCACCATCAGCAGGTGAGCGCGGCACAGGATCTGCGAGCTGCGCTCATCGGCGTGAACGCCGTAGCGACGCTTCTGGTCCACGGCAAACGCCGAGATGATCGGTGAGTGGTTGAACGAGAACACCATCACCGGAATCGCCAGCCACAGCGTGTGCAGCAGCGCTGACGGCGCCGGCACCTGCGAGGCGGTGCTGAGGATGCCGCCGTTCCAGTGCGGAATCAGGTATACCCCCAGGAACAGCAGCGCAACGATGAATGGATAGACCATCAGGCTCATCGCCTTGACGATCACTTGCTCACCGCAGCGCACCACGGCCAGCAGGCCGAGGATCAGCCCGAACGACAGCAGCGCACGCGGTGGCGGCGTGATGTGCAATTGATGCTCGAGGAAACTGGCGACCGTGTTGGTCAAGCCAACGCTGTAGATCAGCAGAATCGGGAAGATCGCGAAGAAGTACAGCAGCGTGATCAGCGCACCGGCCTTGATGCCGAAATGTTGTTCCACCACCTCAGTGATGTCGGCGCCTTCGCGACCGGAGAGCACGAAGCGGGTCAGGCCGCGGTGTGCGAAGAAGGTCATGGGGAAGGCCAGCAGCGCGAGGATCACCAGCGGCCAGAAGCCACCCAGACCTGCGTTGATCGGCAAAAACAGGGTGCCGGCGCCAATGGCCGTCCCAAACAGTCCCAACATCCAGGTAGTGTCATGGCGATTCCAGCTCGACAGTTCGGCTGGTGCTGCCGCTTCAAAGCGTTGTTCGACGCTATTGGCCTGATCATTCATCCGGTCGGATCTCCGCATTCCGGTCACTTGCCACTCGGTCAGGACGCGTCGGAAAAAACCGACAGACATGCTCCGGCCGAAACAGGGGCGCGATTCTCCGCGATAAATGAGCGGAAGCAAAGACTTAGCTGAGGAATGGTTGTGCGGAGCAGATCGGACGGTTGTCGTTTTTGGGAAAAAACCTGTCGGCGCCAGATACGCCAGATGTCGTTTTATGGCAAGTACCGGCGCCGAATGTGCCATGGCAAAATTCGATCAAATCGATCGGGCCAATATGAAGCCAAGGGACATGCAAAAGATGCCCAGCCCCAGCAACCCCCAGATCGGGCGCATTTCTTTCTTGTTTTTTATACGTATTTTCTCGGCCCACTCATCGTGTTCCCGCTCCAGTTGTTCCATTCTGGCTTTGGCGTCATAGGTACTCATGTTGATTTCCTTTTGGGTCATGTGTCTGAAGTTTGCGAAAACGAACGCTCAAAACTTGAAAAAGACGCCCGCTAATGCCGCGCTTGCCGTTAACACGCCGGCCACTACCGCGACTGGATAAAAATACGTCTCCCACTTCAGCTTCTTTTCTTCCGCCAAAAGCTTCTGCCTTTCAGCCACAAGTTTTCGCGTTTCGTTATGAAGCCTGTCGAGTTCCAGGTTTTCACGGTTGTTCTGAAGCATTGGCCTTCCTTGGCTGATGGCAATTTCCGTCCAGACCGCCGCTCCATCCTGAAGAGCGCGTCCTGTCCTGCTCTCTATGGTTTCGTGCTTCACATCTCGCCGTATAGCGGATAAATCCGGCAGCACTCGTAGGCAACATCCGTAAATCCCGCAGGACGGTGCGTCCACTTCCTAACGTTTTTAAACAACCTCACCGACTGGCATTTTTCGGCTATACCCAATGGCGAACCGACTGACAGCCGCTTCCAATCCCTTACCTCACGGAGCCCTCCCATGCCCCTCGTCCGTGTCGAACTCAAAAAACGCCCCGACCCGACCTTCGCCAAACGCGTCGGCGAGCAGATCTACGCCGCCATGCGCAGCACGATCAATGTGCCGGAGCACGACAACTTCCAGATCCTGGCCGAGCACGACGGCGATCATTTCATCTTCGATACGCAGTACCTGGGGATCCAGCGCAGCGACCAACTGGTGATCATCCAGATCACCCTCAATGAGGGTCGAACGCTGGAGCAGAAAAAGGCGCTGTACCAGACCATCGCCCAGAATCTGAACACGCACCTGTCGATCCGTCTGGAGGATGTGTTCATCAATCTGGTCGAGGTGAAGAAAGAAAACTGGTCGTTCGGTAACGGCATCGCCCAATACGCCAGTTGATACACCGGCTCGCGAACCGTCGGCGCGGCGTTCACGAAGTTGTTCAGCACCGCCAACATCGCCTTCTGACGAAGCGCCTGCGCGCGCCCCGTATCAGCTCCTACACTGGCTGGTACGGGGCAACGCCGGCCATTGCCAAACCGCTCTGGAATCAGCACTCTGACACGACTTTCGCGACCGACACGCCGACGATCACAGGAGCCGAGCAATGCCCGCCACCGTTCTGGTACTGGTTGAAACCATCAATGACTACCTGCCCATTCTTGAACGACAGGGCTTTCACCTGATTCTTGCCCCGACACCCGCCGAACGCGCCCAGGCGATTGCCACCCACGGCGCACGCATCGACGCGGTGCTGACCCGTGGCC
The sequence above is a segment of the Pseudomonas sp. HS6 genome. Coding sequences within it:
- a CDS encoding ParB-like protein, producing MPRARPQLISAKLEKLHPTQLTVGLAEVADKRQEWKKLKRKERAAALDNHWFPSVLGPEGVYYIVDHHHFGLALIQEEVKKASLLVLKDLSFVDPVTFWSVMNFNQWAHPYDGRGARRTFEAIPKSIVDLQDDPYRSLAGRLRRAGGYAKDATPYSEFLWADFFRSRIASDQINDLSPKLQTKAMNLARSQEARYLPGWVGAIVN
- a CDS encoding SulP family inorganic anion transporter, whose translation is MSTEPLSAASRPEVQSRSQDLLAGLSIAGLLLPEAVAYSSIAALPPQAGVIALFAGLLCYALMGTSRFAVVSATSSSAAVLAAATASLAGGDPALRLSLAVGLVLMTGVLFLLAGLFKLGSVTSFIAKPVLRGFALGLAVTIILKQVASVVDVHLTESNLVRFLPQLIEQWPKWNLAGAGVALVALLVLMACARFRRVPGGLIVVALGIAASQWLNLPDHGVKLIGVIDLALEMPQLPNMPFADWLRLGELAFAMVMILYAESYGSISSFALKHGDRVSSNRDLLALGASNLLSGLFHGMPAGAGYSATSANEAAGATSRLAGIVAAVVVLLIVLTVLPYIALTPEPVLAAIVIHALGRALSLQPLGRYFIWRRDRLLVICAVAAVLVLGVLDGLLLAVAISVVLMLKQMSSADIQVLGQMGGGHDYVDMQRHPDAREVPGVLIVRPSEALFFANVERILGGALRLARHAPAVVHTIILSLEESPDLDGTSIEALEAFFLQVRAEDKLLILARLKHQAQTVLAQLPELEREQVLLSGLSVDEAVQQALKLNA
- a CDS encoding HAAAP family serine/threonine permease: MNDQANSVEQRFEAAAPAELSSWNRHDTTWMLGLFGTAIGAGTLFLPINAGLGGFWPLVILALLAFPMTFFAHRGLTRFVLSGREGADITEVVEQHFGIKAGALITLLYFFAIFPILLIYSVGLTNTVASFLEHQLHITPPPRALLSFGLILGLLAVVRCGEQVIVKAMSLMVYPFIVALLFLGVYLIPHWNGGILSTASQVPAPSALLHTLWLAIPVMVFSFNHSPIISAFAVDQKRRYGVHADERSSQILCRAHLLMVVMVLFFVFSCVLTLSPEQLAEAKAQNLSILSYLANHFSNPTIAFAAPLIAFVAISKSFLGHYIGASEGLKGLIVKSGKRPGAKALDRIVAAFMLVVCWIVATLNPSILGMIETIGGPVIAAILFLMPMYAIRKVPAMARYRGQASNVFVTAVGLVAISALIYSLTA
- the acnB gene encoding bifunctional aconitate hydratase 2/2-methylisocitrate dehydratase; translation: MLEAYRKHIEERAALGIVPQPLNAEQTAGLVELLKNPPAGEEAFLVDLITNRIPPGVDEAAYVKAGFLSALAKGEVSSPLLDKKRAVELLGTMQGGYNIVTLVDLLDNAELAPVAAEELKHTLLMFDAFHDVAEKAKNGNVHAKAVLQSWADGEWFKKRPVLADKISLRVFKVTGETNTDDLSPAPDAWSRPDIPLHALAMLKMARDGIVPDEQGKTGPMKQIEAMRGEGFPIAYVGDVVGTGSSRKSATNSVLWFFGDDIPYVPNKRGGGFCFGSKIAPIFYNTMEDAGALPIEFDVSNMNMGDVIDLYPHAGKVTKHNSDEVLTTFEMKTPVLLDEVRAGGRIPLIIGRGLTEKARAELGLPAFDLFKKPEAPAESTKGFTLAQKMVGKACGLAEGKGVRPGTYCEPKMTTVGSQDTTGPMTRDELKDLACLGFSADLVMQSFCHTAAYPKPIDVTTHHTLPDFIMTRGGVSLRPGDGIIHSWLNRMLLPDTVGTGGDSHTRFPMGISFPAGSGLVAFAAATGVMPLDMPESILVRFKGKMKPGITLRDLVHAIPYFAIQNGLLTVEKKGKKNAFSGRILEIEGLEGLTLEQAFELSDASAERSAAGCTIKLSKESITEYLNSNITLLRWMIGEGYGDARTLERRAQAMEAWVANPELMEADADAEYAEIIEIDLADISEPVLCAPNDPDDARLLSSVAGEKIDEVFIGSCMTNIGHFRAAGKLLDQVKGQLPTRLWLSPPTKMDAHQLTEEGYYGIYGKAGARMEMPGCSLCMGNQARVEPNSTVVSTSTRNFPNRLGDGANVYLASAELASVASILGRLPTVEEYMEYAGKIDSMAADVYRYLSFDQIAEFREAAANANIPVVQA
- a CDS encoding tautomerase family protein encodes the protein MPLVRVELKKRPDPTFAKRVGEQIYAAMRSTINVPEHDNFQILAEHDGDHFIFDTQYLGIQRSDQLVIIQITLNEGRTLEQKKALYQTIAQNLNTHLSIRLEDVFINLVEVKKENWSFGNGIAQYAS